In Scylla paramamosain isolate STU-SP2022 chromosome 31, ASM3559412v1, whole genome shotgun sequence, one DNA window encodes the following:
- the LOC135088713 gene encoding uncharacterized protein LOC135088713 isoform X2, with protein MEHLEMPPHISAACHSLQRRECSPGRTWSLTHPAGLRAAAQEYTCTNTQTKMGVEQGGVRQEDGSWVKGEGGHKHGFALLEELKSNDALTVPAILEFAATKHGQAPCMGTRQLLERQRIQENDKKLEKLRLGEYNYLSYKEVLDMTSKFSVGMRNLGLGSGDRVAMFAETRAEWYMAAVGCLRNNSSVVTLYTNLPNESIAESLKETEVHTAITTHDLLPRFFKIAPQCPVLKRIIVIEDQLEGVGSILEAPASIQVVPFKDVLTLEASEEAKPHVAPKPDDVAIIMYTSGSTSLPKGVELSHRNIFSAVTAYFIQADLGLGDTYIAYLPLAHVMELATETALMAMNVTIAYSSPFTLTNNSPKVMKGTLGDARVARPTCMSAVPIILERIIKGVTQVIENQGYIKARIFKEALKFKQRQDGLSFAGKVLDILIFNRVKEELGGQLRMLVVGGAPVSPETHNKIRAMFGCTVQVGYGATETTASICSMDTHDARTGHCGPPNYGVVLTLEDWADGGYLTTDKPNPRGQIVVGGPMVSRGYFRSPEKTSEVFFERDNMRWFRTGDIGEVDETGVLRVIDRKVDLIKLSNGEYVSLGSIESKLKTHCLVDSICVCANPGAKNVVAIVVPHPDHIKKIGTKLGHLEDATTAALCEDQAVAEAFVEELKAHGKKQGLGRWDLPAAVFLTPEPWTPESGLVTAALKVKRKPIKTHFKEDLERLYRRLEEQDTLTP; from the exons ATGGAACACCTTGAGATGCCTCCCCATATCTCAGCTGCCTGTCACTCCCTCCAGCGGCGGGAATGCTCGCCAGGGAGGACGTG GTCCTTGACGCATCCCGCAGGACTGAGAGCAGCGGCCCAAGAATACACCTGCACTAAcacacag ACAAAGATGGGCGTGGAGCAGGGCGGCGTGCGGCAGGAGGACGGCTCGTGGGTGAAGGGCGAGGGCGGCCACAAGCACGGGTTTGCGCTGCTGGAGGAGCTGAAGAGTAATGACGCCCTCACCGTGCCGGCCATCCTGGAGTTCGCCGCCACCAAGCACGGCCAGGCGCCCTGCATGGGCACGCGGCAGCTGCTGGAGCGGCAGAGGATCCAAGAGAACGACAAGAAGCTGGAGAAGCTGCGGCTGGGCGAGTACAACTACCTGTCCTACAAGGAGGTGCTGGACATGACCAGCAAGTTCAGCGTGGGCATGAGGAACCTCGGCCTGGGCAGCGGCGACCGCGTGGCCATGTTCGCCGAGACGCGCGCCGAGTGGTACATGGCGGCGGTGGGCTGCCTGAGGAACAACTCCAGCGTGGTGACACTCTACACCAACCTGCCCAACGAGAGCATCGCCGAGAGCCTCAAGGAGACCGAAGTgcacaccgccatcaccacgcACGACCTGCTGCCGCGCTTCTTCAAGATCGCGCCACAGTGCCCAGTCCTGAAGCGCATCATCGTCATCGAGGACCAGCTGGAGGGCGTGGGCTCCATCCTCGAGGCGCCCGCGTCCATACAGGTGGTGCCCTTTAAGGACGTGCTCACCCTGGAGGCCAGCGAGGAGGCCAAGCCTCACGTGGCCCCCAAGCCTGACGACGTGGCCATCATCATGTACACCAGCGGTTCCACCAGCCTCCCCAAGGGCGTGGAACTGAGCCACCGCAACATTTTCTCCGCCGTCACGGCATACTTCATACAGGCAGACCTGGGTCTGGGGGACACCTACATCGCCTACCTGCCGCTGGCCCACGTCATGGAGCTGGCCACTGAGACGGCCCTCATGGCCATGAACGTCACCATCGCCTACTCGTCGCCCTTCACGCTCACCAACAACAGCCCAAAGGTGATGAAAGGCACGCTGGGCGACGCGCGCGTGGCGCGGCCCACCTGCATGAGCGCCGTGCCCATCATCCTAGAGCGCATCATCAAGGGCGTGACGCAGGTCATCGAAAACCAGGGCTACATCAAGGCCAGGATATTCAAGGAGGCTCTAAAGTTCAAGCAGCGGCAGGACGGCCTGTCCTTCGCCGGGAAGGTCCTGGACATCCTCATCTTCAACCGTGTGAAGGAGGAGCTGGGCGGGCAGCTGCGCATGCTGGTGGTGGGCGGCGCCCCCGTGTCGCCCGAGACCCACAACAAGATCCGTGCCATGTTTGGCTGCACGGTGCAGGTCGGCTACGGTGCCACGGAGACCACCGCCAGCATCTGCAGCATGGACACGCACGACGCCCGCACGGGGCACTGCGGCCCGCCCAACTACGGTGTGGTGCTCACGTTGGAGGACTGGGCTGACGGCGGCTACCTCACCACGGACAAGCCCAACCCGCGCGGCCAGATCGTGGTGGGCGGCCCCATGGTGTCCCGCGGCTACTTCCGCTCTCCGGAGAAGACCAGCGAGGTGTTCTTCGAGCGGGACAACATGCGCTGGTTCCGCACGGGCGACATCGGCGAGGTGGACGAGACGGGTGTGCTGCGCGTCATCGATCGTAAGGTGGATCTCATCAAGCTAAGCAACGGCGAGTACGTGTCGCTAGGCAGCATTGAGAGCAAGCTGAAGACCCACTGCCTGGTGGACAGCATCTGTGTATGCGCCAACCCCGGCGCCAAGAACGTGGTGGCCATCGTGGTGCCGCACCCTGATCACATCAAGAAAATCGGCACCAAGCTGGGCCACCTGGAGGACGCTACCACCGCCGCCCTGTGCGAGGACCAGGCCGTGGCGGAAGCCTTCGTGGAGGAGCTCAAGGCGCACGGCAAGAAGCAAGGTCTGGGCCGTTGGGACCTCCCCGCCGCGGTCTTCCTCACGCCAGAGCCCTGGACGCCGGAGTCTGGACTTGTGACGGCGGCGCTCAAGGTGAAGCGCAAGCCCATCAAGACGCACTTCAAGGAGGACCTGGAGCGGCTGTACCGGCGGCTGGAGGAGCAGGACACGCTGACGCCATGA
- the LOC135088713 gene encoding uncharacterized protein LOC135088713 isoform X1: MEHLEMPPHISAACHSLQRRECSPGRTWSLTHPAGLRAAAQEYTCTNTQVRQTKMGVEQGGVRQEDGSWVKGEGGHKHGFALLEELKSNDALTVPAILEFAATKHGQAPCMGTRQLLERQRIQENDKKLEKLRLGEYNYLSYKEVLDMTSKFSVGMRNLGLGSGDRVAMFAETRAEWYMAAVGCLRNNSSVVTLYTNLPNESIAESLKETEVHTAITTHDLLPRFFKIAPQCPVLKRIIVIEDQLEGVGSILEAPASIQVVPFKDVLTLEASEEAKPHVAPKPDDVAIIMYTSGSTSLPKGVELSHRNIFSAVTAYFIQADLGLGDTYIAYLPLAHVMELATETALMAMNVTIAYSSPFTLTNNSPKVMKGTLGDARVARPTCMSAVPIILERIIKGVTQVIENQGYIKARIFKEALKFKQRQDGLSFAGKVLDILIFNRVKEELGGQLRMLVVGGAPVSPETHNKIRAMFGCTVQVGYGATETTASICSMDTHDARTGHCGPPNYGVVLTLEDWADGGYLTTDKPNPRGQIVVGGPMVSRGYFRSPEKTSEVFFERDNMRWFRTGDIGEVDETGVLRVIDRKVDLIKLSNGEYVSLGSIESKLKTHCLVDSICVCANPGAKNVVAIVVPHPDHIKKIGTKLGHLEDATTAALCEDQAVAEAFVEELKAHGKKQGLGRWDLPAAVFLTPEPWTPESGLVTAALKVKRKPIKTHFKEDLERLYRRLEEQDTLTP, from the exons ATGGAACACCTTGAGATGCCTCCCCATATCTCAGCTGCCTGTCACTCCCTCCAGCGGCGGGAATGCTCGCCAGGGAGGACGTG GTCCTTGACGCATCCCGCAGGACTGAGAGCAGCGGCCCAAGAATACACCTGCACTAAcacacaggtgaggcag ACAAAGATGGGCGTGGAGCAGGGCGGCGTGCGGCAGGAGGACGGCTCGTGGGTGAAGGGCGAGGGCGGCCACAAGCACGGGTTTGCGCTGCTGGAGGAGCTGAAGAGTAATGACGCCCTCACCGTGCCGGCCATCCTGGAGTTCGCCGCCACCAAGCACGGCCAGGCGCCCTGCATGGGCACGCGGCAGCTGCTGGAGCGGCAGAGGATCCAAGAGAACGACAAGAAGCTGGAGAAGCTGCGGCTGGGCGAGTACAACTACCTGTCCTACAAGGAGGTGCTGGACATGACCAGCAAGTTCAGCGTGGGCATGAGGAACCTCGGCCTGGGCAGCGGCGACCGCGTGGCCATGTTCGCCGAGACGCGCGCCGAGTGGTACATGGCGGCGGTGGGCTGCCTGAGGAACAACTCCAGCGTGGTGACACTCTACACCAACCTGCCCAACGAGAGCATCGCCGAGAGCCTCAAGGAGACCGAAGTgcacaccgccatcaccacgcACGACCTGCTGCCGCGCTTCTTCAAGATCGCGCCACAGTGCCCAGTCCTGAAGCGCATCATCGTCATCGAGGACCAGCTGGAGGGCGTGGGCTCCATCCTCGAGGCGCCCGCGTCCATACAGGTGGTGCCCTTTAAGGACGTGCTCACCCTGGAGGCCAGCGAGGAGGCCAAGCCTCACGTGGCCCCCAAGCCTGACGACGTGGCCATCATCATGTACACCAGCGGTTCCACCAGCCTCCCCAAGGGCGTGGAACTGAGCCACCGCAACATTTTCTCCGCCGTCACGGCATACTTCATACAGGCAGACCTGGGTCTGGGGGACACCTACATCGCCTACCTGCCGCTGGCCCACGTCATGGAGCTGGCCACTGAGACGGCCCTCATGGCCATGAACGTCACCATCGCCTACTCGTCGCCCTTCACGCTCACCAACAACAGCCCAAAGGTGATGAAAGGCACGCTGGGCGACGCGCGCGTGGCGCGGCCCACCTGCATGAGCGCCGTGCCCATCATCCTAGAGCGCATCATCAAGGGCGTGACGCAGGTCATCGAAAACCAGGGCTACATCAAGGCCAGGATATTCAAGGAGGCTCTAAAGTTCAAGCAGCGGCAGGACGGCCTGTCCTTCGCCGGGAAGGTCCTGGACATCCTCATCTTCAACCGTGTGAAGGAGGAGCTGGGCGGGCAGCTGCGCATGCTGGTGGTGGGCGGCGCCCCCGTGTCGCCCGAGACCCACAACAAGATCCGTGCCATGTTTGGCTGCACGGTGCAGGTCGGCTACGGTGCCACGGAGACCACCGCCAGCATCTGCAGCATGGACACGCACGACGCCCGCACGGGGCACTGCGGCCCGCCCAACTACGGTGTGGTGCTCACGTTGGAGGACTGGGCTGACGGCGGCTACCTCACCACGGACAAGCCCAACCCGCGCGGCCAGATCGTGGTGGGCGGCCCCATGGTGTCCCGCGGCTACTTCCGCTCTCCGGAGAAGACCAGCGAGGTGTTCTTCGAGCGGGACAACATGCGCTGGTTCCGCACGGGCGACATCGGCGAGGTGGACGAGACGGGTGTGCTGCGCGTCATCGATCGTAAGGTGGATCTCATCAAGCTAAGCAACGGCGAGTACGTGTCGCTAGGCAGCATTGAGAGCAAGCTGAAGACCCACTGCCTGGTGGACAGCATCTGTGTATGCGCCAACCCCGGCGCCAAGAACGTGGTGGCCATCGTGGTGCCGCACCCTGATCACATCAAGAAAATCGGCACCAAGCTGGGCCACCTGGAGGACGCTACCACCGCCGCCCTGTGCGAGGACCAGGCCGTGGCGGAAGCCTTCGTGGAGGAGCTCAAGGCGCACGGCAAGAAGCAAGGTCTGGGCCGTTGGGACCTCCCCGCCGCGGTCTTCCTCACGCCAGAGCCCTGGACGCCGGAGTCTGGACTTGTGACGGCGGCGCTCAAGGTGAAGCGCAAGCCCATCAAGACGCACTTCAAGGAGGACCTGGAGCGGCTGTACCGGCGGCTGGAGGAGCAGGACACGCTGACGCCATGA
- the LOC135088713 gene encoding uncharacterized protein LOC135088713 isoform X3 produces MGVEQGGVRQEDGSWVKGEGGHKHGFALLEELKSNDALTVPAILEFAATKHGQAPCMGTRQLLERQRIQENDKKLEKLRLGEYNYLSYKEVLDMTSKFSVGMRNLGLGSGDRVAMFAETRAEWYMAAVGCLRNNSSVVTLYTNLPNESIAESLKETEVHTAITTHDLLPRFFKIAPQCPVLKRIIVIEDQLEGVGSILEAPASIQVVPFKDVLTLEASEEAKPHVAPKPDDVAIIMYTSGSTSLPKGVELSHRNIFSAVTAYFIQADLGLGDTYIAYLPLAHVMELATETALMAMNVTIAYSSPFTLTNNSPKVMKGTLGDARVARPTCMSAVPIILERIIKGVTQVIENQGYIKARIFKEALKFKQRQDGLSFAGKVLDILIFNRVKEELGGQLRMLVVGGAPVSPETHNKIRAMFGCTVQVGYGATETTASICSMDTHDARTGHCGPPNYGVVLTLEDWADGGYLTTDKPNPRGQIVVGGPMVSRGYFRSPEKTSEVFFERDNMRWFRTGDIGEVDETGVLRVIDRKVDLIKLSNGEYVSLGSIESKLKTHCLVDSICVCANPGAKNVVAIVVPHPDHIKKIGTKLGHLEDATTAALCEDQAVAEAFVEELKAHGKKQGLGRWDLPAAVFLTPEPWTPESGLVTAALKVKRKPIKTHFKEDLERLYRRLEEQDTLTP; encoded by the coding sequence ATGGGCGTGGAGCAGGGCGGCGTGCGGCAGGAGGACGGCTCGTGGGTGAAGGGCGAGGGCGGCCACAAGCACGGGTTTGCGCTGCTGGAGGAGCTGAAGAGTAATGACGCCCTCACCGTGCCGGCCATCCTGGAGTTCGCCGCCACCAAGCACGGCCAGGCGCCCTGCATGGGCACGCGGCAGCTGCTGGAGCGGCAGAGGATCCAAGAGAACGACAAGAAGCTGGAGAAGCTGCGGCTGGGCGAGTACAACTACCTGTCCTACAAGGAGGTGCTGGACATGACCAGCAAGTTCAGCGTGGGCATGAGGAACCTCGGCCTGGGCAGCGGCGACCGCGTGGCCATGTTCGCCGAGACGCGCGCCGAGTGGTACATGGCGGCGGTGGGCTGCCTGAGGAACAACTCCAGCGTGGTGACACTCTACACCAACCTGCCCAACGAGAGCATCGCCGAGAGCCTCAAGGAGACCGAAGTgcacaccgccatcaccacgcACGACCTGCTGCCGCGCTTCTTCAAGATCGCGCCACAGTGCCCAGTCCTGAAGCGCATCATCGTCATCGAGGACCAGCTGGAGGGCGTGGGCTCCATCCTCGAGGCGCCCGCGTCCATACAGGTGGTGCCCTTTAAGGACGTGCTCACCCTGGAGGCCAGCGAGGAGGCCAAGCCTCACGTGGCCCCCAAGCCTGACGACGTGGCCATCATCATGTACACCAGCGGTTCCACCAGCCTCCCCAAGGGCGTGGAACTGAGCCACCGCAACATTTTCTCCGCCGTCACGGCATACTTCATACAGGCAGACCTGGGTCTGGGGGACACCTACATCGCCTACCTGCCGCTGGCCCACGTCATGGAGCTGGCCACTGAGACGGCCCTCATGGCCATGAACGTCACCATCGCCTACTCGTCGCCCTTCACGCTCACCAACAACAGCCCAAAGGTGATGAAAGGCACGCTGGGCGACGCGCGCGTGGCGCGGCCCACCTGCATGAGCGCCGTGCCCATCATCCTAGAGCGCATCATCAAGGGCGTGACGCAGGTCATCGAAAACCAGGGCTACATCAAGGCCAGGATATTCAAGGAGGCTCTAAAGTTCAAGCAGCGGCAGGACGGCCTGTCCTTCGCCGGGAAGGTCCTGGACATCCTCATCTTCAACCGTGTGAAGGAGGAGCTGGGCGGGCAGCTGCGCATGCTGGTGGTGGGCGGCGCCCCCGTGTCGCCCGAGACCCACAACAAGATCCGTGCCATGTTTGGCTGCACGGTGCAGGTCGGCTACGGTGCCACGGAGACCACCGCCAGCATCTGCAGCATGGACACGCACGACGCCCGCACGGGGCACTGCGGCCCGCCCAACTACGGTGTGGTGCTCACGTTGGAGGACTGGGCTGACGGCGGCTACCTCACCACGGACAAGCCCAACCCGCGCGGCCAGATCGTGGTGGGCGGCCCCATGGTGTCCCGCGGCTACTTCCGCTCTCCGGAGAAGACCAGCGAGGTGTTCTTCGAGCGGGACAACATGCGCTGGTTCCGCACGGGCGACATCGGCGAGGTGGACGAGACGGGTGTGCTGCGCGTCATCGATCGTAAGGTGGATCTCATCAAGCTAAGCAACGGCGAGTACGTGTCGCTAGGCAGCATTGAGAGCAAGCTGAAGACCCACTGCCTGGTGGACAGCATCTGTGTATGCGCCAACCCCGGCGCCAAGAACGTGGTGGCCATCGTGGTGCCGCACCCTGATCACATCAAGAAAATCGGCACCAAGCTGGGCCACCTGGAGGACGCTACCACCGCCGCCCTGTGCGAGGACCAGGCCGTGGCGGAAGCCTTCGTGGAGGAGCTCAAGGCGCACGGCAAGAAGCAAGGTCTGGGCCGTTGGGACCTCCCCGCCGCGGTCTTCCTCACGCCAGAGCCCTGGACGCCGGAGTCTGGACTTGTGACGGCGGCGCTCAAGGTGAAGCGCAAGCCCATCAAGACGCACTTCAAGGAGGACCTGGAGCGGCTGTACCGGCGGCTGGAGGAGCAGGACACGCTGACGCCATGA